The window tgtaaagaaattttacaatgcaaaaacaaaaaaggaaacagtcCAATCAAgtaatgagcaaaggacttgaaaaataattctccaaagaacatatacaaatggccataaatccatgaaaatattaacgacatcattagtcattatgtAAATGCAAATCAGCCCACGATGAAACACCCCTTCACACCCATTcattgttagtgctgtggagtcgaTTCTGATACCTAGCGACCCTGTGTGCAGAATAGCGAACTCTGaccagtctttttgcgccatcttCTCACCTTGCAGCGCTGGATTATACAAAGCTACACTGCCTTTCaaaaggttttcatggccaaatttttcagaagtgggtggccacttccttcttcctggtctgtcttagattggaagctccgctgaaacctgtcaaccacgggtgaccctgctggtatttggaatatcagtggcatagctttAAGCATTACAGCAACACGCATCCGCCACAATGTCATAACcggcagatgggtggtgtggttccctgaccaggaaaggaacccgGACCGCAGCGGCATGAGCACTGAATCATAACCGCTAGACCAACTGGGCTGGCTCTTCACATCCCCCAGGAGGCtataatgtcttttaaaaaacaaagaaaataatattggcaaggatgtggagaaattggatcccttgtacattgctggtaggaatgtaaaatggagctgccactgtggaaaatagtctggcattTCCTCTAAAATTAAACTTAGAAACTACcgtttgacccagcaattccactcctaggtaggCATATGCCCCAGAAAACTGAACACATGTTTGTACAAAAGcgttatagcagcattattcacaatagccaaaatgtggaaacaacccaaatgtccattaattgaTCAacggatgaacaaaatgtggtacatccatacaatggaatattattcagacagaaaagaaaaaattactgatacatgcttcatggatgaaccttgaaaacattttgtgaagtgaaagaaggcagacacaaaaggccacgttTTGttcgattccatttatatgaaatatgcagaataggcaaatccatggagacagaaagcagattagaggttgcaggggccaggggaggggagaatggagagtgactgcttcACAGGCACAGGGTTTctctttgtggtgatgaaaatgttgggTTGATGGAactagatggtggtgatggttggacagcattatgaatatactaaaaggcACCTATTAGACACTTGAAAATGGCTCTAATAGTGATtatatttttagtgaatttttcctcaataataaaataatgtgtgaatttaaaaaaaaatttatatagagcAACCGACTTTCACCTGTTACTGGCAAAAGTCAAAAGGTTTCACCCCATGCTGGTTCGCAGAAAACACACACTTTCAGCTCCGATGTTGGGAACGTAAACTTGTCCACTTTTGATGGAGAAAAACTTGGCAATATTTCTCAATATAGAAAGAgtatatgatccagccattttgcttttaaaaacgtATTCTGCAgtcataaatacacacacacgtctGAAAGGAGATACAAGATTACTGATTGCAGCATTTCTGTTGGTAGAAGAACTTAATGCCATGATTTTTCCATTAGTAGAAGATGTGCACAGAGTCAGTATCCATCCAGGCCGTGGAACACTCCACAGTTACAGGGAGGAGCGAGGACAGTCTGTACTGCTGACATCAAAGGACCCCTAATATTCTTTAGGTGAacaaaccaaggctcagagaagcccaTGGACCATGGTCACTtcctgggagggggctgggcatCTGAGGACAGACTCTGCTGTGCCTTTTGAAGTTTTGCCCAGGTGAATATATTACCTGTACAAAAACACGTAACTTACAACCTcttaggggaaaataaaaagagaaggctGGAGGAGTCATCGGGAGACTGCGGAAGAGGAGTCTTGAGAGGCGGGCTCTGCCATGTGAGTGCTGTCCTGTTCTCCTTGTGGAGCCGAGGGGGGTGGAGAAGTCTGAGGGGAGTGAAGGGACATGGGGACAGCTGCTCACAGAGGCCATGGCGGCTGAGGATGGGAGGGATCACTGGGATCACCCACAAGAAGGCCTCTGGGCACCAAGTTGAGTGCAGGGTGAGGCTGGGACCTGGCCCTGCCCTGAGCTGGAAGAGGCCCTGCTCCTTGTAGCCCAGGAAGGGGCTCCTTCCTACCTGTGCCATCCCCTAGACAGACACTGATTGCTGGGTTCTCTGGAGCAACTAGGACCAGAACAGAGGATTCCCCTTTCAGAGTGAAGGAGGGATGGGGTGAGATAAGTGTAGGCATCTCCTGCACAATGTGAAACCACAGAAATCCAAGAGGGATAGAGCTTGTGTGCTTCTAGGTCCCATAATCAGCCAGGACACCAGGACAAAAGCCCCAAGTGTCACCAGCCTGGCCGTCCTGCCCACCACACCCTCAGGAACCTGGGCATCTGGCCCAGCACTCACAGGTGACGTTGAGCTGGATGGTCCTTTCCACAGTCACACCAACTGCAGGGAACTTCACCTGACAGGTGAGGTTGGCACCGTGGTCCTGGGGCCGTGGGGTGAGGGTGAGCACCGAGGAGAGGTGGGTCCTGGGGCCCGGGGAGGTGAGGGCAGCTGATGTCCAGGAGAAGATGGGGGGTGTGCCCCGCTCAcaggcccagggcacagagcaggtcaGGTCCCTGTAGCTGCCAGATTCCAGGGTCCCCGGGATGAGAATGTCAGGTGTGCGGGTCAGGGCTGGTGTGAAGAAGGGGAGACATGGGGTTCAGGAGTGAGGGTCCTAGGTGTGGCCCTCAAAGAAGACTCAGGCCTTTCTTCAGCTGCTCCCAATGAGCCCTGACACACTGTACCTCCAACCCTCTCCCAGGAGTGGagcccatcccagccctgccctgggaccCACATGTCCTTCCCTGTGAGCCCGCATGTCCTGCAGCCCACTCCTTACCCATCACATGCACAGAGAGATGGTTAGATTTATAATTCCAtttcattcttcctctctctacCCGAAAAAAGTATTTCCCATTGTCCCTCCTGGTGGCATCTCTGATGTCCAGGGAGCAGTTGTAGGTCCGAGGGTCCCCGAGGAGGTGGAATCGGCCCTGGGTCTCCTCCCGCACTTCACAATCTGGGTTGTTTGTGGCCACAGGAGCATCCTGGTATGGATTTGCCCCTTCCTGGAACCAGTAGCCATGAGCTGGGGTAGAGTCATTCCAGCCATCCTGTGGGTAGAAGACAGTGCAGGGCACTCGGACACACAGACCCTCCTGCACCGTCACTGACTCCTGCACTTGCAGCCCGAAAATTTCACTCTCAGCCAAGGACTCTGCAAGAAAAGGAGGGTCAGCAGCAGCCCCTGCCCAACCCACTCCTTCCACCCACTCAGCTGCccacagcaggggcagcagcagtggcagcatcTCTGAGATGGAATGTTCTGGGCGTTTGTCCTGTGTctgaagagagaaggggaaggagggtgggaggggagttgCAGGAAGCTGGGGAGGAGCACGTGACCATGATCCATCCCAGAAGAGGAACTGTAGACCAGAGCTCGTCCCCTCTCTGCACACCCCACGACTCAGAGACCCTGAGACCCTCCCAGAGGGGAGCAGACAGGAGCACCCCATTTTCTGTCCCCATCTTGGGGTTTCCATCCAGCACTGGAGCTTGGACCAGGACCTCTGAGGACATCTGAGGAGTGGGAGATGGTGAGTCTCTAAGGGTCTCCCATCTGGGGTGCTTTTCTGAACCCTGTTGTCTACACCAGGGAGCTGGTAGCTCCTGCCTGGCCCCAGAAGGTACAGCCTCATCTAGACCTCGCGTGGATGGTCCTGCCAGTGATAGAACTCTTTAGGGTCTGTGTGAGCATCTGgtgcagagaaaaagaagggggTTCTAGGTGAGGTGAAAGCAGCAGGaaatcattccttccttccttcattcattccccaAACACTTAGTGAGCGTCTCTGTGTTGAGGAGATTGGAGACAAGAAGGGAGACGACCAACGTGCTCCATGCCCACGAGATGCTCCCCACCCAATGGAGTCACTTCCTCCCCAAACACTCAGTCTTGTTGGGCTTCAGAGCTGCAGCCACTGGGGAGTCTGCTGTGTGTCCTGGAAGAATACTCggtattttctaaaatacaagtATGGCATTTTTTTGaaacatagtaaaaaaaaataccagacaACACCTTGAAACTCTATTCCATTAAACAAGAACTTCCAATTCTCtctacctcccacctcccagcaaCCACTGTCCCATTTTCTCTCTAggaatttgattattttagatacttcatataagtggaatcatatagtatttgcctTTTATTGACTGGTTGATTTCACTCACCACAacgtcctcaagcttcatccatgtggtagcctgtgtcagaattcctTGTTTTTTAAGGTGAATAACATTCCATGGTATGTACACACTACATAGTGTTTATCCGTCCATCCACTGAGcgatgcttgggttgcttccacgttttggcttTTGTGAACAACGCTGCTGTGAGCATGGGTGTGCAAATGTCTCTTTGAGTTCCTgctctcaattcttttggataaatacctagaaatgaaaTTACTCATCATAttgtaattccattttaattttttgagaaactgccattCTCTTATCATCTCCCgacttgttttattcttttttttttccttatctgttgTCATCACCTTACACTGGCTATACATTTTAACATCTCCAGTCAGGAACCCTCTCCTGACTTCCAGATGTGTATATCCAGCTTTCCAGTTATCTATCAGGTGGCCTCTCAGAATGAACATCACTCTTGCAAACCCTGCTCTCAGACGTCCTCCATGCCACACAACTGCATCCTTCCAGGTGCTCCAAGGAAAGATTTCAGCATCATCCTTGCTCCTCTCTTTCCCCCACTTACCACATCCAGTAGAAATTTCAGTCAGCTTAACCCTCAAAATGTTTCCTAAATATATGCTCTCTACCTACACAATGTCCCTGGTCCAGGGCACCATCAACTCCTGCCTGGAGTGCCCATAGTGACGTGCCACATCTATCTTTGGCTGCCCCGGACCCACCCTCTCCGATTCTGAACGTAGAAGCCATTGGGATCCTACTAACTTGAGGGTCTAGTCATGTGACTGCTCCCCTCAAAGGCTTCCAGGATCATGCATTGGCCTGTGGTGGTCTCCCACGGGGTCTGCACCATCCTCCCTGTGCTGTCACACATCAGCCTCTTGTTTCCTCCACACACCACGCCTGCTTCTGCCTCTGGACCATGGCTCTCACTTCTCCCCCTTTTCCATCTTCCTGGAATACTTTTCTCGTAAGGAAACACAAAACTTGCTTCCTCCTTACCTCCAAGCCTTTGTTCAAACatcacctccatcacatcacactctccacttcagaAAACCCACCTCACTATGCCACAGGCTGCTTTCCCTGAGGAATCTCCCCCAAACATGTATTGATATCCCACATGctgtaatttaatttattttttattcttgtctCAATAATGACTGACAGAATCCGGATTACAGAAACACTTCCTGTTCCTTTtgtttactgtggtaaaatatctgtaaaagaaaaatggccatttaaaaagttttacagGGCACAATTCAGTGACACCAGATgcactcacaatgttgtgcaaccatcacctctgtgTATTTCCTGAACATTTCCGTCATCCCAAACAGTAACTCTGCACAGTTACACAATGACTCCCCATCCCCCGCCCCTTGGTTGCGAGCAGCCACcattattctttctgtttctatgaatttgtcttCATAGGCAGCTCATAGAAGCAGAATCACgcaatatttgcccttttgtgtctgtctccttccatttatcatattgttttcaaggttcatccatgaggtagcatgtgccagaatttcACTTATTCCTCTtcaaggctgaatgatattccattgtatgcatgtgCCATATTTGGTTCATCCATTATTCTGTTGATGGGCACCAGCATTGGTTCCACagctactgtgaataattctgctatgaacactggtgtacaagCATCCATTAAATGCATACGTTCAAGTCCTTCGAGTACATATCTAGAAGTGGCAGCGCTGGGTCATAGGGcgattctatgtttaacttttgaaagAGATTCCAAAGGGTTTTCCACTAGGCTGCACCACTTCTCATTCTCACAGGCAATGCCCATGGGTTCTAATTCGTTCACACCTTTGCCAATACTTGTtactatgtgtttttttaaaaaaaatatataaagctgtcctaatgggtgtaaagtcgtatttcattgtagttttgacttgcatttctctaacgaCCGATGATgctgatcatcttttcatgtgctccttggtcatttgtgtgtcttcttcgCAGAAGTGTATCTTCAAATCCTTTGCATGACAGTGAGTTTTGAAGTTGTGTCACTGATGCACAATGCTGGTATGTCATATGTATGCAATGACAATTGTTAAATGGGTCTATGCATAAATGACTGAATGTTACTCTGCTTAGAACTATACAATGACaaacacatgcacgcacacacactggGTGGCATTTAAGAATGAGCCTGAGGGATGAGCATGACTTGGAGAGGTaggaatgaggaaggaagggcatttCAGGAGAAGGAACTACACATACAAAGTCTCAGAGTCACAGAGGCCATGGCCCAGCTGGGAGAGGAGACATTGACAgatgcagagagagggaggaatctGGGGGAGAGTCCAGCGGAGACGGATCAGGCCAGGCCTTCAAATTCAGCCTGTGGTGTTTTCAGCTCAGTCTCTGGCCATGGAGAGGACACGTAGCTGTTCATACTGTGCAGGACATGGATGATGGTCTCTGGAAACAATCTGGAGGCCAGAGttgaggagagagatggaagcaGGAGGTGAGGTGAGttcagagacccagggaagagatGAGCCCCCAGGAACGACCAGCGTCAGGATGAGGAGACGACAGGCAGCAACATGAGCTGTGATTAGGGAGAAGGATGACAAAACAGTTTTATTGGAttctggagagaggagggaagtcAATGTGTGTAGTCAAAACCCATTTCTGGCCTTAGAGATGGGGGTCTTGGCGTCATCAGTGTGAGAGGGAACCCAGCAAAGAAGTAGGtttgcagaggaagatggcaGCTCAACTTTGGCCATGCTGAGCAGAGGAATTCTGGGGGCCATGCTGGGGGAGGTATGCAGTGGGATGTTGGGTGGTGGGACATCTGGGTCGCTCACCTGAGGGATTAATCCGGGGTGGTGTTTGCATCCTCCATGCCCCCTGCAGGCCTCATCACTTTCCTCCTGTAGGACCTCATTCTAAGAAAAGAGACCAGAGTCTTTCAGTTTAGTCAGACTGAAGTTCACCTGGCAACAGACTCACCCGGTCTTCCTTGTACAGGGGCTGGAGGTGAGACTGATGTGGGAGAGGGCAGGTCTGGCTCTACAGACTGTGTGGAGAACACAGGTACCTCCCATCCTGGACACTCCGTGGGCGGGGCATCATAACTGCCCTGGTGgattccccaccaccaccccccgtCCCTGTAAGCTTTGTGCCTGCCCCACCTCCTGATCCATTTGGGACTTCCCAGCACTAGTCTGTGACTCAGCCGggtgccccaccccctccccacacctcctgTTCATCCTGGGACAATGCTCACATGAGGAAgatgaggcagaggaggaggagcaggatcTTCACAGCTGCTTCCCCGATGGCCACCAGAACAACTTCTGTCATGGGCCTTGATCTCCCTGCAGGAACTTGGGACAAGAACAGATCCACCTGCTGCATGGCAATCCTGTGTCCTTCCACTCCAAGTGGGATCTGGACATTGGTCCTCCAGGCCCTCCTGCATCACGGATATGGGACCACCTGCACTCAGgcttcaccccaccccaccccacgaCCTGACTGTCCAGCATTTGGATGGAGGAAAATTgaataagttggacttcatcaaaatgacaaaattttgtTCTTCGATTGACACTACTGAGAAAGTAAAAAGCCAACCTacttaatgggagaaaatatttgcaattcacaGATCTGATAAAAGTGTAGGATCCAgcactcttacaactcaacagcagAACACCAAACTACTCACttaaaagatgggcagagagccagccctgatggcctagtggttaaatttcagcacgctctgcttcagcagccctggttcagTGCCTGGGGGTCAAAccacactactcatctgtcagtggccatgctatggtggcagctgACATaggagaaccagaaggacttgcaactagaacatacaactttGTATCAGGGCTTTCaggaatggaaaaaaagagagagggagactggcaacaaatgttagctgatggtgaatctttcccagccaaaagaaaaaagtctgcaaagaacctgaaaaaaatctcccaagaagatatacaaatggccaatatgtCCACGAAAAAATTagcaatatcattagtcattacataaatgcaaatgaaaactgaTGAAATACTCCTTCACAGACTAGCAggctgtaatttttttcaaaaaaggacaATAACAATGTTGgtaagggtgtggagaaattagaaccttcaTACATTTCCAGAGTAAATGTAAAATGGAGctgccattgtggaaaacagtctggcatttcctcaaaaagtggAACATTGAATTACCATGTGACCTAGCAGTTACACTCCTAAGGAGGTACTTGGGAGTGGAGTTCTCAACAAATCTGAGAACATGTGTTTGAACAAAAGCATGTAtaccaatgtttatagcagcattattcccaatagccaaaatgcggaaacaacccaaatgtccatcaactggtcaATGGATGAACAatatgtggtacatccatacaatggaatctcattcagacagaaaagaaagaactactgatacatgctatatgGATCAACATTCAAAATGTTTTGTGAAGCAagataagccagacaaaaaaggccACATTTTGTATGATGCCacttatacgaaatgtccagaataggcaactcCACAGAGACACaatcagattagtggttgcagggactgggggaggggagtatGGAGAGTGACTGCTTCACGGGCACAGGGTTTTTcttcggggtgatgaaaatgttggaTGTATGGAATTAGATattggtgatggttgtacaacattgtgaatgtactaaaagccacttactgtacacttgaaaatggctCAAACAGTGACTTTAGTTTTAGTGAATTTtcctcaataataaaataattcatatatatttttaaaaattatatatagacACCAATATTTACCTGCTGctgtcaaaaatcaaaaagtTTCCTCTTATACTGAATACACACACTTTTAGCTTCTGCATACCAAATGAAGggatcaaaaaaatgaaaagacaacccatcaactgggagaaaatatttgtagatcatatatctgacaaagagttgatttacaaaatatataaagaacttatacaactcaacaagaaaaaatgaacagcctgatcaaaaagtgAGCAGAGGGAATGAACAGAcgcttttccaaagaagatatacagatggtcaacaggcagatgaaaagatgctcaacatcactcattattacagaaatgcaaatcaaaactacaatgagataccacctcacacccatcagaatgggtataattaacaagataagcaataacaaatgttgcagaggatgtggagaaatgggaaccctcatatactgctggtgggaatgaaaacagGTGCacccacaatggaaaacagtatagagatttctcaataaattaaaaatagaaacgtcatttgatccagctattccactactgggtatttatccagagaacatgaaatcagcaattcaaagagatccatgcatccctgtgttcatcgcagcattattcacaatagccaggacgtggaagcaacccaagtgcccattgatggatgaatggataaagaagatgtggtatatatatacaatggaatactacccatcCATAAAAGAGACAAAACCATGCCATTTGTATGGACGgtccttgagggtactatgttaagtgaaataagccacacagagaaagacaaacactgtgtgatttccctcacaagtagaagataaatacACGGATAAGGAGAAAGATTAGTGgtaaccagaggggaagggagtgggtagagggcaaaaggggtaaaggggcgcataAGCATGGTGATGGATACAAATTAGACTATTGCTGGCGAGCACAACgctgtctatacagaaactgacaagtaataatgtacacctgaatttTACACCATGTTATAAGCCATTAcgtcctcagtaaaaaaaaaaaaagaagaagaaggtgcAGCTACAGCTGAGATGTGTAATGACCCTGCTCATGGAAAGCAAATGGTTCTGGGAGAGTCAAGTGAATGGGCATGTTTGGAGGAGTTTGTGTATGAAAATAGTAGAAGAAATTATGTGAGATTTAAGAAACTATGTTCAAAGGTGAAAGTCAGAGTCACGAAAGAAAATGTTGATAAATGCGACCAGTGTTTTGCTAGGAAATGTTTAACAGCCAGCTCCTTcatggtgggggaagggggggtgtactgatttgtagcatttgccaatttccttCGATCTAAATATTCCCATCCTGCCCAATTTCATGCACCCAATTTGAGGTCACTGACCCCGGACTTGGGAAAAGATGGACACAATTAGTTCTTGCCAAACAGTCAGAGCCAACACCATTACACCACTACGTGCAACACAGcagaaaaatacatgtttttttcctggaaaaatcaCTATATGCTAAGTCAAAAGGTCATCAACAGGCTAGAAATCAGTCCTTTCAATAACACACAGCTGATGTCCTCAAGATGAACAAAGCTTCttcaaataattaagagaaagatcACAAAGAAACACCAGTGGGTCTTAAACACAAGGAAAGATCTCAACCTATTCGCAAAATACAACTGCAACTTAAAATAGCAGGGAATTCCCTTAGGATGTGAGTGAGGATGGATACGCTTAGCAGGGAAGGGGGCACATTGCAGGTGGGAGTATGAACGGATCAATCTCCGTGTAGTGGGATTTGACAGCATCTGTAGAAATTACATACATACCCTTTGATCCGGGACTTTCTTCTCCAGAAAATTATCTGCCAGACACACACACGTGGAGAATGTTTGTACAAGTTATTCAGGGCAGTATTTTTTGTCTGAGCAGAATATTGGAAACATCATAGCTTTTCCACCAACAGGGGACCAATTGAGTGCTTTATAGTACAATATACTTCCAACTGGACAACCATGGAGCCATCAGTAAGAATGAGGAAGGTTTCCTGTGTACTGATGCAGAAGGATCTCCAAGATAGACTAAGTGTGAGAAAAAGGTGAGTTTAGTTCACAGAAATGTACCAATGTCACTtcct of the Equus quagga isolate Etosha38 chromosome 13, UCLA_HA_Equagga_1.0, whole genome shotgun sequence genome contains:
- the LOC124250332 gene encoding sialic acid-binding Ig-like lectin 5, with the translated sequence MLPLLLPLLWAAEWVEGSLAESEIFGLQVQESVTVQEGLCVRVPCTVFYPQDGWNDSTPAHGYWFQEGANPYQDAPVATNNPDCEVREETQGRFHLLGDPRTYNCSLDIRDATRRDNGKYFFRVERGRMKWNYKSNHLSVHVMALTRTPDILIPGTLESGSYRDLTCSVPWACERGTPPIFSWTSAALTSPGPRTHLSSVLTLTPRPQDHGANLTCQVKFPAVGVTVERTIQLNVTYAPQNMAISISQGNSTALMILQNASTLPILEGQALRLLCVADSNPPAELSWFRGSPALNATPISTTAILELPRTGTTGGDFTCLARHALGSQTVSVSLSMVYPPQLLGPSCSWEDEGLHCGCSSQAQPAPSLHWRLGEGLLEGNSSNASFTITSSSSGPWANSSLSLSWGLSSGLRLSCEASNVHGAQSMTVLLLPGRSGPVAEVVLVVIVEVTVKTLLLLCLIFLM